A window of Cellulomonas sp. SLBN-39 genomic DNA:
CGGCTGCCGGCGCCGTTCGGCCTCGTCCGCTACGGCGTGGCACCCGACCACCCGCGCATCAAGCAGATCATCGTGGCCCTGCACAAGGTCCTCGACCGCGGCGACATCCGCCTGCTGGCCAACGTCGACTACGGCACGGACCTCAAGCTGGACGACCTGCGCCAGTTCTACGACGCCGTGATCTTCTCGACGGGGTCCATCCGCGACGCCGCGCTGCCGATCCCGGGCATCGACCTCGACGGTTCCTACGGCGCCGCGGACTTCGTCTCCTGGTACGACGGGCACCCCGACGTGCCGCGCACCTGGCCGCTGCACGCGCAGCAGGTCGCCGTGCTCGGTGCGGGGAACGTGGCGCTCGACGTCGCCCGCATCCTGGCCAAGCACGCGGACGACCTCCTGCCCACGGAGGTCCCGGCCAACGTCTACGACCTGCTCAAGGCCAGCCCGGTGACCGACGTGCACGTGTTCGCGCGCCGCGGCCCGGCGCAGGCCAAGTTCTCCCCGCTCGAGCTGCGTGAGCTCGGGCACGTCCCGGACGTGGACGTGGTCGTCTACCCCGAGGACTTCGAGTTCGACGACGGCTCGATGGCCGCCATCCACTCGAGCAACCAGACCAAGCAGGTCGTCAAGACCCTCACGGACTGGACGCTCAAGGAGCCCGAGGACCTCACCGCCTCGCGCCGCATCCACCTGCACTTCCTGCACAAGCCCGTCGAGGTGCTCGGCGAGGACGGCAAGGTCGTGGGGCTGCGCACGGAGCGGACCGCGCTGAACGGCGACGGCAACGCCACGGGCACCGGGCAGACGCAGGACTGGCCCGTGCAGGCCGTGTACCGCGCGGTCGGCTACTTCGGCTCCCCGCTGGTCGACATCCCGTTCGACGACGTCGCCGGCGTCATCCCGAACCGTGAGGGCCGCGTCATCGACGTGGACGGCGAGCCGATCCCCGGCGTCTACGCCACCGGGTGGATCAAGCGCGGACCGGTCGGCCTGATCGGCCACACCAAGTCCGACGCGTCGGAGACGATCCGTCACCTCGGCGAGGACGTGGCCGAGGGCGGGACGGACTTCTACACGGCCGCGGAGCGCGACCCGCAGGCGGTCCTGGACTTCCTGCGCACGCGCGGTGCCGAGCCCGTCGAGTGGTCGGGCTGGCAGCTCCTCGACGCCTACGAGCGCGCGCTGGGCGAGCCGCACGGCCGCGAGCGCATCAAGCTGGTGCCGCGCGAGGACATGATCGCGGTGGCCCTGGGCCGCGAGCTCCCGCAGGCCTGACGCGCCCCGCAGAGCCCCGGACGTCACCGACGTCCGGGGCTCGTGCGCGTCAGGACGTGAAGCGCTGCAGGAACTCCCGGGTGCGCGGCTGCCGGGGGTCCGAGAACACCTGTGCCGCGGGCCCGCGCTCGTGCACGCGACCCTCGTGCAGGAAGCAGACCTCGTCGGCGACGTCCCGCGCGAACGCCATCTCGTGCGTCGCCAGCAGCATGGTCAGGCCGGTCTGCTTGAGCTCGCCGAGCAGGTCGAGGACCTCGCCCACGAGCTCGGGGTCCAGGGCGCTCGTCACCTCGTCGAGCAGCAGGACGGCGGGTCGTCCGAGCAGGGCGCGGGCGATCGCGACGCGCTGCTGCTGACCGCCGGAGAGCTCGTCGGGGAACGCCCGGGCCTTGCCGGCGAGCCCGACGCGCTCGAGGACCGCCATGGCCTGCTCCTCGGCCTGCGCACGGGACGTGCGGTGCACCAGCCGCGGGGCGAGGGTGACGTTGTCGAGCACGCGCAGGTGCGGGAAGAGGTTGTACGACTGGAACACCATGCCCATGCGGGCGCGCACGGCGTCGGCGTCGAGGCGCGGGTCGGTGATGTCCTGCCCCTCGAGCTCGATGACGCCGTCGTCGACGTCCTCGAGCAGGTCGATGCAGCGCAGCAGCGTCGACTTGCCCGACCCGGAGGCGCCG
This region includes:
- a CDS encoding FAD-dependent oxidoreductase, with product MSTPTLRVAVVGAGPAGIYAADILAKTDLDVSIDLFERLPAPFGLVRYGVAPDHPRIKQIIVALHKVLDRGDIRLLANVDYGTDLKLDDLRQFYDAVIFSTGSIRDAALPIPGIDLDGSYGAADFVSWYDGHPDVPRTWPLHAQQVAVLGAGNVALDVARILAKHADDLLPTEVPANVYDLLKASPVTDVHVFARRGPAQAKFSPLELRELGHVPDVDVVVYPEDFEFDDGSMAAIHSSNQTKQVVKTLTDWTLKEPEDLTASRRIHLHFLHKPVEVLGEDGKVVGLRTERTALNGDGNATGTGQTQDWPVQAVYRAVGYFGSPLVDIPFDDVAGVIPNREGRVIDVDGEPIPGVYATGWIKRGPVGLIGHTKSDASETIRHLGEDVAEGGTDFYTAAERDPQAVLDFLRTRGAEPVEWSGWQLLDAYERALGEPHGRERIKLVPREDMIAVALGRELPQA
- a CDS encoding amino acid ABC transporter ATP-binding protein, producing the protein MSAEDPRAADAPLLSVRGVRKSFGDHVVLDDLSLDVHAHRVVVLIGASGSGKSTLLRCIDLLEDVDDGVIELEGQDITDPRLDADAVRARMGMVFQSYNLFPHLRVLDNVTLAPRLVHRTSRAQAEEQAMAVLERVGLAGKARAFPDELSGGQQQRVAIARALLGRPAVLLLDEVTSALDPELVGEVLDLLGELKQTGLTMLLATHEMAFARDVADEVCFLHEGRVHERGPAAQVFSDPRQPRTREFLQRFTS